A single Arcobacter sp. FWKO B DNA region contains:
- the lgt gene encoding prolipoprotein diacylglyceryl transferase — translation MNNWQNIYNTFDPVAFHIGSLPVFWYGIMYATALIIAILVAKYIVKKDKLPIKEDIFDGYIWWAEIGVILGARLGYIIIYDKNTWYYMTHPWQIFNPFIDGMYAGISGMSYHGAIIGFVIATYLYCKKHKISFWYMSDIAVIAIPLGYIFGRIGNFLNQELIGRATDMPWGIYVGSILRHPSQLYEAILEGLFVFIILYWYRNRKKFNGELTLLYGILYSIGRIIAEFYREPDFHIGFIMNTKWLTMGMITSFIVLVLAIVLYVVISKRIVSRKS, via the coding sequence TTGAACAATTGGCAAAATATTTACAATACATTTGACCCAGTAGCATTTCATATAGGCTCGTTACCTGTTTTTTGGTATGGAATAATGTATGCTACTGCTTTAATTATAGCTATATTAGTAGCTAAATATATTGTTAAAAAAGATAAACTTCCGATAAAAGAAGATATATTTGATGGGTATATCTGGTGGGCTGAGATTGGTGTGATACTTGGAGCTAGGCTTGGATATATCATAATATATGATAAAAATACTTGGTATTATATGACTCATCCTTGGCAGATATTCAACCCTTTTATAGATGGGATGTATGCTGGAATTAGTGGGATGAGCTATCATGGGGCAATTATAGGATTTGTAATAGCTACTTATTTATACTGCAAAAAACACAAAATTTCATTTTGGTATATGAGTGATATTGCTGTTATTGCTATTCCTCTTGGATATATTTTTGGAAGAATTGGAAATTTCTTAAATCAAGAGCTTATTGGAAGAGCTACTGATATGCCATGGGGTATCTATGTAGGCTCAATTCTTCGCCATCCATCGCAATTATATGAAGCTATACTTGAAGGGTTGTTTGTATTTATTATCCTTTATTGGTATAGAAATAGAAAAAAATTCAATGGTGAACTTACCCTTTTGTATGGAATATTATACTCAATAGGAAGAATAATAGCTGAGTTTTACAGAGAACCTGATTTTCATATAGGTTTTATTATGAATACCAAATGGCTAACAATGGGGATG